Below is a genomic region from Streptomyces roseoviridis.
TGGACGTGTTACGGCCGGTGGGCCGGACCCTGCTGCGCGACCGGGCGTACGACACGCTGCGCGAGGCCATCGTGCGCGGTGACCTCCCGCCCGGTTCCGTGGTCAAGGACAGCGAACTCGCCGAACGGCTCGGGCTCTCGCGCGCACCCGTGCGCGAGGCCCTGGCCCGGCTCGGCGACGAAGGTCTCGTGGAGACCAAGCCGCAGAGCTACACCCGGGTCACCCGGCTGGTGAGCCGGGTCGTGCGGGACGCCGCCTCCGTCGTGCGGGTGATGCACGAACTCGCCGCCCGCACCGCCGTCCCGTTGCTGGGCCCCGAGGGCATCCGGGCCATGCGCGAGGCCAACGAGCGGTTCGCGGCGGCCGTGCTCGCCGCGGACGTCGACGCCGCCCTGCGCGCCGACGACGAACTGCACGACGTCCTGGTCGGCGCGAGCGGCAACCACGCCCTCGCCGCCACCGTCGAGCGCTACACCCCGCTGATCCGCCGCGTCGAACGGCACCTCTTCGGCGACGCCGACACCTGCGTCTCCGTCGCCCTGCACACCCGTCTCATCGATGCCTGCGAAGCGGGCGACACGGAGGAGGCGGTCCGGGTGACCACGGAGATATGGCGGGCCCTCGAAGAGCTCGCGGACGAGGCCACCGACTCCTGAGCGGTCCCGCCGGCCGGGCCGGCCACGGGGGCGACCGGATCCTTCGCGCCCGTCCGGCCCCGTCCCGACCGGCGGGTCCTCCTCAGGAGTCCGGGTCCCCGCCCGGGGCCCGGGCCGACGCCGTCCGTCACCTCACCCCGGGAGCACGCATGCCGACGATCGCCGACCACGAGCGCTATCCGCTCCTCTTCGGGCCCTCGCCCGTCCACCCCCTGCCCCGGCTCGGCGCCCGTCTCGGGGGCGCTGAGCTGTGGGCCAAGCGCGAGGACTGCAACTCCGGCATCGGCTACGGCGGGAACAAGACCCGCAAGCTGGAGTACCTGGTCGCCGACGCGCTCGCCCAGGGCTGCGACACCCTCGTGTCCATCGGCGGCGTGCAGTCCAACCACACCCGGCAGGTCGCCGCCGTCGCCGCCCGCGCCGGACTCAAGTGCGTCCTGGTGCAGGAGAGCTGGGTCGACTGGCCGGACCCCGGCTACGACAAGGTCGGCAACATCCTGGTCAGCCGGCTCGCCGGCGCCGATGTGCGCCTGGTCGGGGCGGAGTTCGGGATCGGCTTCAAGGAGAGCTGGGAGCAGGCGCTGCGCGAGGTCGAGGAGGCCGGCGGCAGGCCGTACGCGATCCCGGCGGGCGCCTCCGACCATCCGCTCGGCGGACTCGGCTTCGCCCACTGGGCCTACGAGCTCGCCGAGCAGGAGCGGGAGCTCGGCGTCTTCTTCGACACGGTGGTGGTCTGCTCCGTGACCGGCTCCACCCAGGCCGGCATGGTCGCGGGCTTCGCGGCGCTGACCGAGGCGGGCGGCCGGGCCCGCAGGGTCGTCGGGATCGACGCCTCCGCGAAGCCCGGCCCCACCCGTGAGCAGATCACCAGGATCGCCCGGAACACGGCCGCCCTGATCGGTGTCGAGCGGCCGCTCGGCCCGGACGACGTCGAACTGGACGAGCGCTACCACGCGGGCGTGTACGGCATCCCCGACGAGGCCACCCTGGACGCGATGCGGCTCGCCGCCCGCACGGAGGGCATGGTCACCGACCCGGTCTACGAGGGGAAGTCGATGGCCGGGCTGATCGACCTGGTGGACCGGGGCGAGATCGGCCGGGACTCGACCGTGCTCTACGTCCACCTGGGCGGCCAGCCGGCCCTCAACGCCTACAGCGCGCTCTTCTGAGCCCGCTCCCGGGAGCCCGCCGCCTCGCACGGCCCGCCACCCGGCAGGGGCCTCGCCTCACAGGGCCTGGGCGGCGGGCTTCACCATGCCCCGGACGGTCCGGGACTTCACGAACTCGCCCAGAGCGGTCATCTCCCACTCGCCGGAGAACTGCTTGATGAGCTTGGCCATCATCACGCCGGTCTGCGGCTCGGCGGTGGTCAGGTCGAAGCGCACCAGCTCCTCGCCGGTGGCGGCGTCCATGAGCCGGCAGTACGCCTTGGCGACCTCGGTGAACTTCTGGCCGGAGAAGGAGTTGACGGTGAAGACCAGGCCGGTGGCGTCGGCGGGCAGCCGGCCCAGGTCGACCACGATGACCTCGTCGTCGCCCGCGCCCTCGCCGGTCAGGTTGTCGCCGGAGTGCTTGATCGCCCCGTTCAGGATGGACAGCTTGCCGAAGTAGCAGCTGTCCAGGTGGTTGCGCTGGGGGCCGTAGGCGATGACGGAGGCGTCGAGGTCGATGTCCTTGCCGCGGTAGGCGGGCTCCCAGCCGAGGCCCATCTTCACCTGGGAGAGCAGCGGGCGGCCGCCCTTGACGAGGGAGACGGTCTGGTTCTTCTGGAGGCTGACCCGGCCCTTGTCCAGGTTGATCTTCCCGCTGCCGGGAGCGGGCGCCGCGGGGGCGGCCGGAGCCGCCGGGGGAGCGGCCGGCATGGACGGCACGGTCGCGCCGAGGCGCGGGTCGACCGGGGGAGCGGCGGGCGGCGCCGCCTGCGGGGCGGCGGGCGCGGGGGCCGCCGCGGGCGTGGGCTCCTCGTCGACGGAGACGCCGAAGTCGGTCGCGATGCCGGCGAGGCCGTTCGCATACCCCTGGCCCACGGCGCGGGCCTTCCAGGCCCCGTTGCGGAGGTAGATCTCCATGACCACCAGCGCCGTCTCCGTGCCGAGCTGCGGCGGGGTGAAGGTGGCGAGGACGCTGCCGTCGTCGGCGTTGCGCAGGGTGGCGGTGGGCTCGATGCCCTGGAAGGTCTGGCCGGCGGCGTCCGGGCTCGCGGTCACCACGATCTTCTCGACGCCGGCGGGCACGGCACCGGTGTCGACCAGGATGGCGTCAGGGGCGCTGCCGCCGCCGGAGCGGTAGGTGACGCCGGGGCCCGCGGGCTGGTTGTAGAAGATGAAGTCGTCGTCGGAGCGCACCTTGCCGTTGGCGCCGAGCAGCAGGCCCGATACGTCGAGCCGCACCGGGGCGGCGACGTCCACCGCCACACGCGCGGCGCTGAGAGGGATGTTCGAGCCGGGGGTCATAGCGGTCATGCCCGGGTTAACGAGCGGGACCCCTTTGCCGTTCCCTTACCTTCCCCGGGTTCGGCCACTCCGGTTACGCGGATGCTCCCGGGCGGCGCGCTCGTTGCCGAAGCGGTACGCGCCCGTCCAGCGGGCCATGACCAGCTGCGGGTCGCCGGAGGCGGCCTCCGCGAGGAACTTCTCCGCGCGTGCGCCGCGCAGGGTCGCGGCCGCGCGGCCGTGGTGGGTGATGACGACGCTGCCGTCGGCGCGCCGAGCGCAGACGAATCCCCGTGGTTGTGGCATGCCGGGCATCCTGTCGTTCCCGCACACGTCCGTCATATGAATATTCTTTCGGACCGTGGGTGGGAGCTCTTTCCGGACGCGGGACGTGGACGAGGCGCGCGAGGAGATCGACGCGCGGTATTACGCGAACTTCATGGACGTCATCGACGCGCGGGACCGTCCCTTCGCCGCGCGGTTCGACACCGTGGGGCTCGGGCCGCTGATGATCGGCGACCTGAGCTGCGGCACGGACGTGCGGATGCGCTTCGGCGAGCTGGGGGCCTTCCACGTCAACGCGCCGATGAGCGGCAGCATGGCGCTGCGCCAGGGCGCGGGCGGGCGCCGGCTGCTCGCGACCGCCGCGGAGGCGGTGCTCCTCGACCCGGCGGGGGACACCGTCCTCGACCGGTGGAGCGGGGACTGCCGCACCCTTTCGGTCAAGATCGACGCGGCGGCGCTCCAGGACCGACTGGAGCAGCTGCTCGGCCGTCCCGCGGGCCGGCGGCTCGCCCTGGGCTCGACCCTCGACATCTCGCGCGGCCCCGGCCTGAGCTGGGTGACCTTCGCCCGCCAGGTGGCGGCCGGCGCGCTCGCGGGGGACGGGCTCGCCACCCACGAGCTGGTCGCGCGGCCGCTCCAGGAGGCGCTGCTCAACGGCCTGCTGCTCGCGGCCGAGCACCCGTGGCGGGACGAGCTGGCGCACCCGCGCGGCCCGGTCCGGCCCGCGCCGGTCAAGCGGGTCATGGACGCGGTGCGCGCCCGGCCCGAACACCCCTTCACCAGCACCGAGCTGGCCGCGCTGGCCCGGGTGAGCGTGCGGCGCCTTCAGGAGGCGTTCCGCCAGTACGTGGGGATGTCCCCGATGGCGTACGTGCGCGAGGTCCGCCTGGAACGGGTCCACGAGGAGCTGCGGGCGGGCGATCCGGCCGGGCTGAGCGTCGGCGAGGTGGCCTGGCGCTGGGGGTTCACCCACCCGGGCCGGTTCGCGGCGCAGTACCGGGCGCGCTTCGGCGTGGCGCCCTCGCGCACCCTGCGCGGCTGAACGCCGGACCGGCCGCCTTCCGTACGACTCGCCGGCGTGCGGCCGGCCGTGCCGGTCCGCCGCGCTCCGGCCGCCCGCCTCGTGATCCGTCGTGCTGTGATCCATCACGTGGTGCTTCGCCGCGTCGTGCTTCGCCGCGTCGTGATCCGCCGCGTTTCGCGGACAGTCGCCGCGCTCCGCGGCTCGCGATGATCTTGACCGGAACATATCGTCGGATCGTCCGCGTGCGTCATGCGTCGCCCGCGTCGACCCGGGCCCCGGCCGGCTCCCCCGCATTGTCCGGCCGGGCCTGTGTACTTCGTGGTCCCGCCGCCTCCCGGTCAGTGCGGCCAGCGCGGCGGGTCCACGCAGAAGTGGCCGCCCAGGTAGAGGTCGTCCGCGCTGCCGGGGGCCGGCAGGCCCTTTCGGGCGATCAGCCGCTCGGCGAACTTTTCGGAGTCGTCCTCCGGTTCGTAGCCGAGCGCCCGCGCCGACGACAGGTCCCACCAGGCCCGCGTGTTGGCGGAGGAGCCGTACACCACCGTGTGCCCCACTCCGGGCGCGGTGAGCGCCGCGTGCAGCAGCCGGGCGCAGTCGGCCGGGCTGAGCCACATCGACAGCATCCGCACCGAGGTGGGCTCGGGGAAGCAGGAGCCGATCCGCACCGAGACGGTCTCGACGCCGTGCTTGTCCCAGTAGAACTGCGCCAGGTCCTCGCCGAACGCCTTGGACAGGCCGTAGAAGGTGTCGGGCCGGTGCGGGGTGTCGACGGGGATCAGGGGCTCGCCCTCGCGCGGCCGGGGCGTGAAGCCGACGGCGTGGTTGCTGGAGGCGAAGACGACCCGGGGCACGCCCTCCTCGCGCACGGCCTCGTAGAGGTGGTGCAGGCCGGTGATGTTGGCGGCCACGATCGCGTCGAACCCGGCCTCCAGGGAGATCCCGGCCAGATGCACGACGGCGTCCACGCCCCGCACGGCCTCCCGCAGGGCCTCGCGGTCGGCGAGGTCGGCGACGATCGCGTCCGGCGCCCCGGGGACGGGGACCAGGTCGAGCGGCCGGAGCGCGTAGCCGTGACCGGGCAGCAGCTCCCGCATCAGGGTGCCGACGCCGCCGGCGGCGCCGGTGAGCAGAACGGTTCGGGGTGCGGGGTTCAAGGAGGCATCTCCGTCCATAGACCGTATTCACACACGTGGATGAGCGTCACGCTAGGGACTGGCCTCTCGCAGCGTCAAGAAGCAGAGCCTTCAGGCGACTTCGCCTCGCCCGGGATCCTTGACCGGCTCTTCCCTCCTGGCTTAGCGTGAGCCTGTTCAAGAATATGGACAGCAGTCAGAATCCTGTACGAGTCAGCATCTTGTACGACAGGGAGTGCCCGTGACCACACCCCCGCTCGCCGACCGGCTCGACGGCCTGCTCTTCTTCCCCGTCACCGCCTTCGGCCCGGACGGCGGCGTCGACCTCGACGTCTTCCGCGCCCATGTCCGCGCCGGGATCGACGCGGGCGCGGGCGCGGTCTTCGCCTGCTGCGGCACCGGCGAGTTCCACGCGCTCACCCCCGAGGAGTTCCGCGACTGCGTCGCCGCCGCCGTCGACGAGGCCGCCGGAGCCGTCCCCGTCCTCGCCGGCGCCGGATACGGCACCGCACTCGCCGTCCACTACGCCCGGCTCGCCGAGGAGGCCGGCGCCGACGGGCTGCTCGCCATGCCCCCGTACCTCGTCGTCCCCGACCAGGCCGGACTCCTGCGCCACTACACCGAACTCGCCGCCGCCACCCGGCTCGACGTCATCGTCTACCAGCGCGACAACGCCGTCCTCACCCCCGAGACCGCCGTCGCCCTCGCCCGCACCCCCGGCGTCATCGGCCTCAAGGACGGCCTCGGCGACCTCGACCTCATGCAGCGGATCGTCAGCGCCGTCCGCTCGGCCGGCCTCGACCTGCTCTACTTCAACGGCCTTCCCACCGCCGAACTCACCGGCCTCGCCTACCGCGGCATCGGCGTCCGCCTCTACTCCTCCGCCGTCTTCTGCTTCGCCCCCGACATCGCCCTCGCCTTCCACCGCGCCCTCGCCACCGGCGACGACCCGACCGCGCACCGCCTCATCGACGCCTTCTACCGGCCACTGGTGGAACTGCGCGCCGAGGGCCGGGGCTACGCCGTCTCCCTCGTCAAAGCGGCGGTACGGATGAACGGCCTGGACGTCGGAGAGGTGCGGCCGCCGCTCAGCGAGCCCGCCCCCGGGCACCTGAGGGAACTCGCCGCGATCATCGAGCGCGGCCGGGCCGCCCTCGCCACCGGTGCCGAGGAGACCCGATGAGAACCGGCGCCTTCCTCTACCCGTGGGACGTCGACGGCGACCCCGCCGCCCCGGCACGGCTCGCCGGGCTCGGCCTCGACCAGATCACCCTCGCCTC
It encodes:
- a CDS encoding 5-dehydro-4-deoxyglucarate dehydratase; this translates as MTTPPLADRLDGLLFFPVTAFGPDGGVDLDVFRAHVRAGIDAGAGAVFACCGTGEFHALTPEEFRDCVAAAVDEAAGAVPVLAGAGYGTALAVHYARLAEEAGADGLLAMPPYLVVPDQAGLLRHYTELAAATRLDVIVYQRDNAVLTPETAVALARTPGVIGLKDGLGDLDLMQRIVSAVRSAGLDLLYFNGLPTAELTGLAYRGIGVRLYSSAVFCFAPDIALAFHRALATGDDPTAHRLIDAFYRPLVELRAEGRGYAVSLVKAAVRMNGLDVGEVRPPLSEPAPGHLRELAAIIERGRAALATGAEETR
- a CDS encoding AraC family transcriptional regulator, whose amino-acid sequence is MGGSSFRTRDVDEAREEIDARYYANFMDVIDARDRPFAARFDTVGLGPLMIGDLSCGTDVRMRFGELGAFHVNAPMSGSMALRQGAGGRRLLATAAEAVLLDPAGDTVLDRWSGDCRTLSVKIDAAALQDRLEQLLGRPAGRRLALGSTLDISRGPGLSWVTFARQVAAGALAGDGLATHELVARPLQEALLNGLLLAAEHPWRDELAHPRGPVRPAPVKRVMDAVRARPEHPFTSTELAALARVSVRRLQEAFRQYVGMSPMAYVREVRLERVHEELRAGDPAGLSVGEVAWRWGFTHPGRFAAQYRARFGVAPSRTLRG
- a CDS encoding GntR family transcriptional regulator yields the protein MDVLRPVGRTLLRDRAYDTLREAIVRGDLPPGSVVKDSELAERLGLSRAPVREALARLGDEGLVETKPQSYTRVTRLVSRVVRDAASVVRVMHELAARTAVPLLGPEGIRAMREANERFAAAVLAADVDAALRADDELHDVLVGASGNHALAATVERYTPLIRRVERHLFGDADTCVSVALHTRLIDACEAGDTEEAVRVTTEIWRALEELADEATDS
- a CDS encoding NAD-dependent epimerase/dehydratase family protein, whose product is MNPAPRTVLLTGAAGGVGTLMRELLPGHGYALRPLDLVPVPGAPDAIVADLADREALREAVRGVDAVVHLAGISLEAGFDAIVAANITGLHHLYEAVREEGVPRVVFASSNHAVGFTPRPREGEPLIPVDTPHRPDTFYGLSKAFGEDLAQFYWDKHGVETVSVRIGSCFPEPTSVRMLSMWLSPADCARLLHAALTAPGVGHTVVYGSSANTRAWWDLSSARALGYEPEDDSEKFAERLIARKGLPAPGSADDLYLGGHFCVDPPRWPH
- a CDS encoding 1-aminocyclopropane-1-carboxylate deaminase, which translates into the protein MPTIADHERYPLLFGPSPVHPLPRLGARLGGAELWAKREDCNSGIGYGGNKTRKLEYLVADALAQGCDTLVSIGGVQSNHTRQVAAVAARAGLKCVLVQESWVDWPDPGYDKVGNILVSRLAGADVRLVGAEFGIGFKESWEQALREVEEAGGRPYAIPAGASDHPLGGLGFAHWAYELAEQERELGVFFDTVVVCSVTGSTQAGMVAGFAALTEAGGRARRVVGIDASAKPGPTREQITRIARNTAALIGVERPLGPDDVELDERYHAGVYGIPDEATLDAMRLAARTEGMVTDPVYEGKSMAGLIDLVDRGEIGRDSTVLYVHLGGQPALNAYSALF
- a CDS encoding TerD family protein, which produces MTAMTPGSNIPLSAARVAVDVAAPVRLDVSGLLLGANGKVRSDDDFIFYNQPAGPGVTYRSGGGSAPDAILVDTGAVPAGVEKIVVTASPDAAGQTFQGIEPTATLRNADDGSVLATFTPPQLGTETALVVMEIYLRNGAWKARAVGQGYANGLAGIATDFGVSVDEEPTPAAAPAPAAPQAAPPAAPPVDPRLGATVPSMPAAPPAAPAAPAAPAPGSGKINLDKGRVSLQKNQTVSLVKGGRPLLSQVKMGLGWEPAYRGKDIDLDASVIAYGPQRNHLDSCYFGKLSILNGAIKHSGDNLTGEGAGDDEVIVVDLGRLPADATGLVFTVNSFSGQKFTEVAKAYCRLMDAATGEELVRFDLTTAEPQTGVMMAKLIKQFSGEWEMTALGEFVKSRTVRGMVKPAAQAL